Proteins from a single region of Papaver somniferum cultivar HN1 unplaced genomic scaffold, ASM357369v1 unplaced-scaffold_79, whole genome shotgun sequence:
- the LOC113344614 gene encoding SKP1-like protein 21, translated as MGSTSTRRIPEDFTDKITNGNHLKLNNSISAMEHTHHRTMAMKSYLWLQTCDGSIQQVEAEVAMGIPLICKEVFQNKMGSTKKCAISLPERVNNMDTFSLILDYCRFHQVPGRSDKEHKSFDEKFIRIDTDRLCDLASAAYSLDLKSLVDITCGALARVIEDKTPEEVREPFQLPDDLTEEEKLEPIRINADGPRIRMLNRLYARKRKELKEREKQKTADVDEEQVDAECSIVDLLLFINEDSKAVKAPKQKKTHRRKKHQPKRFCINNEKDKKELPSAGDLTISTGVDFDDDIDDDELDPAIKEEIDREVEEFARRLSLDWPERMQEILSLGQEGTRAPIPMNGSKI; from the exons ATGGGAAGCACCAGCACCAGGAGGATTCCAGAAGATTTTACTGATAAGATTACCAATGGGAATCATCTTAAATT GAATAATAGTATTTCTGCAATGGAACACACACATCACCGAACAATGGCTATGAAGTCTTATCTCTGGTTACAAACTTGTGATGGTTCAATCCAGCAAGTAGAAGCAGAGGTTGCTATGGGTATCCCATTAATTTGCAAAGAAGTATTTCAAAATAAAATGGGATCAACAAAGAAATGTGCTATTTCACTTCCCGAACGAGTCAATAATATGGATACCTTTAGCTTAATACTCGATTATTGCCGGTTTCACCAAGTACCGGGTCGCTCTGATAAGGAGCACAAATCTTTTGATGAGAAGTTCATCCGAATAGATACAGATAGGTTATGTGACTTGGCTTCTGCAGCATACAGTTTGGATCTGAAATCTTTGGTTGATATCACCTGCGGAGCACTTGCACGGGTGATTGAAGATAAAACACCAGAGGAAGTTCGTGAGCCATTTCAGTTGCCTGATGATCTCACGGAGGAGGAGAAGTTGGAGCCTATAAGAATCAATGCTGATGGGCCGCGGATCAGGATGCTCAATCGGCTTTATGCCAGAAAGAGGAAAGAATTGAAGGAGAGAGAGAAGCAGAAGACCGCTGACGTTGATGAAGAACAGGTGGACGCTGAATGCTCCATTGTTGATCTGTTGTTGTTTATCAATGAAGATTCAAAGGCGGTTAAAGCACCTAAACAGAAAAAGACACACCGTCGAAAGAAACACCAACCAAAACGCTTTTGTATAAACAATGAGAAAGACAAGAAGGAACTTCCTTCTGCCGGTGATTTAACCATCAGTACTGgagttgattttgatgatgacattGACGATGATGAGCTAGACCCTGCGATCAAGGAAGAGATCGATAGGGAAGTGGAGGAATTTGCAAGGAGATTGAGTTTAGATTGGCCTGAGAGAATGCAGGAGATCCTGTCGTTAGGACAAGAAGGAACGCGTGCTCCGATTCCAATGAACGGAAGCAAGATATGA